A single Triticum dicoccoides isolate Atlit2015 ecotype Zavitan chromosome 2A, WEW_v2.0, whole genome shotgun sequence DNA region contains:
- the LOC119356320 gene encoding ubiquinol oxidase 1b, mitochondrial-like, with translation MSSRMAGATLLRHLGPRLFAAAEPASRLAASARGIMPAAARVFPARMASTEAAGPRAKQEEATEKPQGATAPEQNKKAVPSYWGIEPRKLVKDDGTEWPWFSFRPWDTYRPDTSIDVAKHHEPRAVADKVAYLIVRTLRKGSDLFFQRRHASHALLLETVAAVPPMVGGVLLHLRSLRRFEHSGGWIRALMEEAENERMHLMTFMEVTQPLWWERALVLATQGVFFNAYFVGYLVSPKFAHRFVGYLEEEAVHSYTEYLKDLEAGLIENTPAPAIAIDYWRLPADARLKDVVTAVRADEAHHRDANHYASDIHYQGMTLNQTPAPLGYH, from the coding sequence ATGAGCTCTCGGATGGCCGGAGCCACGCTGCTGCGCCACCTGGGCCCCCGCCTCTTCGCCGCCGCCGAGCCGGCGTCCAGGCTCGCCGCGAGCGCGAGGGGCATCATGCCGGCCGCCGCGAGGGTCTTCCCCGCGCGGATGGCCAGCACCGAGGCCGCCGGCCCGCGTGCCAAGCAAGAAGAAGCCACTGAAAAGCCCCAGGGCGCAACAGCGCCGGAGCAGAACAAGAAGGCCGTGCCGAGCTACTGGGGTATCGAGCCGCGGAAGCTCGTCAAGGACGACGGCACGGAGTGGCCGTGGTTCTCCTTCAGGCCGTGGGACACGTACAGGCCGGACACGTCCATCGACGTGGCCAAGCACCACGAGCCCAGGGCGGTGGCGGACAAGGTGGCGTACCTCATCGTGCGGACGCTGCGCAAGGGCAGCGACCTCTTCTTCCAGCGCCGGCACGCCAGCCACGCGCTGCTGCTGGAGACGGTGGCGGCCGTGCCGCCCATGGTGGGCGGCGTGCTGCTGCACCTGCGCTCGCTCCGCCGCTTCGAGCACAGCGGCGGCTGGATCCGCGCGCTCATGGAGGAGGCCGAGAACGAGCGCATGCACCTCATGACCTTCATGGAGGTGACGCAGCCGCTGTGGTGGGAGCGCGCGCTCGTGCTCGCCACTCAGGGCGTCTTCTTCAACGCCTACTTCGTCGGCTACCTCGTCTCCCCCAAGTTCGCGCACCGCTTCGTTGGCTACCTCGAGGAGGAGGCCGTCCACTCCTACACCGAATACCTCAAGGACCTCGAGGCTGGCTTGATCGAGAACACGCCCGCGCCGGCCATCGCCATAGATTACTGGCGCCTCCCCGCCGACGCCAGGCTCAAGGACGTCGTCACCGCCGTGCGCGCCGACGAGGCGCATCACCGTGACGCCAACCACTACGCATCGGACATCCATTACCAGGGAATGACGCTGAATCAGACGCCTGCGCCACTCGGCTACCACTGA
- the LOC119356321 gene encoding uncharacterized protein LOC119356321, with protein sequence MDPSAAGPAPPRAAPGRGADPAERRRRWCGITVRGALVMLFPIAVSFLFSFIFGIAGLLLGGLSSNASVSMPSTCRILSTGLDIRSSKVCELGLLNYKAKHVFYPSSNRRFRCHDDYYWASVFEVEYTEYFSGQTSYAMAEAPKEALPHNCRPDFGAVWSTTAKFKVNESYKCRYTLGSTKADIYSDKLFNCTAEDPSIIEMLKRIFVLFSKFCKSKDFSSWWMLGYAAAGVVAGVLSSILITIAVRILRGVFLAAARRAVRNHSIRVFAYRFKRACLLVAYISFVGWITLQYSKMVGLKELVLDFKLLERFL encoded by the exons GCGGTGGTGCGGGATCACAGTCCGCGGGGCCCTCGTGATGCTCTTCCCCATCGCCGTGTCATTCCTCTTCTCCTTTATCTTCGGCATCGCTGGCCTCCTCCTCGGCGGGCTCTCCTCCAACGCGTCCGTCTCCATGCCCTCCACCTGCCGCATCCTCTCTACCG GCCTGGACATTCGGTCATCTAAGGTTTGCGAGCTTGGACTGTTGAACTATAAAGCTAAGCATGTATTTTACCCCTCGAGTAATCGAAGATTCCGCTGCCATGATGACTATTACTGGGCTTCGGTTTTTGAG GTTGAATACACAGAATATTTTTCTGGTCAAACATCTTATGCAATGGCAGAAGCTCCAAAAGAGGCTCTTCCTCACAATTGCCGGCCTGATTTTGGTGCTGTATGGTCAACAACAGCAAAGTTCAAG GTCAATGAATCATACAAGTGCAGGTACACACTGGGGAGTACCAAAGCTGACATTTATTCAGACAAGCTATTCAATTGCACTGCTGAGGATCCTTCAATAATTGAAATGCTGAAAAGGATTTTTGTACT GTTTTCAAAGTTCTGCAAGTCAAAAGATTTCAGTTCGTGGTGGATGCTTGGATATGCGGCAGCAGGGGTCGTGGCGGGCGTGCTGAGTTCCATACTCATCACAATAGCAGTAAGAATCCTGCGAGGAGTGTTCCTTGCTGCCGCCAGGCGGGCTGTGAGAAACCATAGCATCAGGGTGTTTGCTTACCGTTTCAAGCGGGCGTGCCTTCTTGTTGCGTATATATCTTTCGTTGGCTGGATCACCTTGCAGTACAGCAAAATGGTTGGGTTGAAGGAGCTTGTGCTGGACTTCAAACTCTTGGAGAGGTTCTTGTAA